The Juglans microcarpa x Juglans regia isolate MS1-56 chromosome 2D, Jm3101_v1.0, whole genome shotgun sequence DNA window GGAAGAGTGAATAAGAGGCCAAGAGACATCTTCCTTTGTGCTCGTAAAGTGTTAGAAATCCTGCGATTTTCCATCTAAAACAAGgggtataaaaaattaaacaaatgtaTACCCACAAATGCAATGAACTTTAGCaatttaaatatgaataataGACAAATAGTAACCAAATTgattactcaacccaaaaaatGTGGCGATCTATTGCTTAATAGACTGGTGGACATGAAGACTACTCTACTTTTGCAGATAAAAAGTAGATGACAAGATATACAAACAAGAAACTTACCGCTGTAGCGACCCATTAGCTTCACAACACCAATACCGTTCTCAACACTTTCAGCTTCTACATGTGCTGCATGAATAGCACGCTGAGCCTCCTCAACAGCAGTGTCAAAGCCGAAGGACCTGTCAATAACCTGTATAACCAAGCAATAGCGTGTAGTCAAACCAACAATTCTGAAAGCTAATAGGATTAAAATAACCAAGGATCATATTTGACATAGTGATATTCCATCAGGAGGGCACCAAAGAAATATACCGGGATGTCGTTATCAATGGTTTTGGGGATTCCAGCCACTGCAACTTTGAGACCACGCCTTCTAATTTCCTGTTTAAGTTAACACAATTTGCATGAGGTAATGGTAATTGGTTACCCATATTTCAACAGATAAAATGCACCTCGGCCAACTGTTCCCattctttttgggttttttgtttctttcaatgGTATGGTTAAGAAATTTAGTAATATATTAGCTATCCTAAAAAGGTAAAAATTACCTCAAATATGACAGACGCCCCTCTTTGAGTTCCGTCTCCTCCAATTATGTAAACCTGAGATCCAGAGAACTATGAATCTAGTGCCCATACACTGATGATCACCATAAATCTATACAACAAAACTTAACCCGAACAAATTGTACTACAAAAGTGATGCATACCTGGTTTATCCCTCGATCTTGAATGCTATCAACTATTTTATTGGTATCATGGCCACCTCGTGATGTTCCAAGGGTGGTTCCACCACGTTTATGGATATCATTCACAACCTTAGGAGTCAAAGTAATTGTATTTCGAGCATAGAAGCCCCTGTATCCTCCCTAAAGATCACAGAAGCTTCCCTAATTATTAAAGCCGCCAAATTATGTAGTATGAAAGATATTGATATGTAATTTGAATGCTTCAAAACTTACACGCTCAATGCCAGAGGCAAAatgaaaagaagggaaaaagtaaaagaactaGCAACTGAAAAAATGAATTCTTAAATTCACACAAAAGGCATAAAGTCAAGTGGGCAAGAACTAGGCCAccacattttcatttctttcaatgTTTCTATCTTGTTTAGAAAAAGCAGCAGATTACACAACTGGAAATGCTACAGCATAGCACTGCAACTGGTCATGAATGCCCCTGGTTCAGGAACTGTCCTGGTTCCTGTCGAGCTTCTAGATATCACATGCTTATGAGGGTTCCATGATTGATCATATTATGATACAGTGTAAACAGCCATCACATGCATTAGGAGAAAACAATATATACTTCGTCTTAGTAGTTCCGTCACCATTGGCTAGCCTAAATGCAGTTTTGGAAATGAAAAAAGGAAAGCCCTACACATTCTTAGTGAAATGAAAAAAGGAGGACATATGGGTCtagcagggaaaaaaaaataataatacagcTCAATTTTTAATCATGGAAAGCATGCCCAAAATTTGAGCCAAATCCGAAATCCTAGAATATAAGAGAAACACTGAAGAAGAGATTGTAATAATCACTTACATCAATCCCCAGAACTTTCTTCACGCCATACATATGGTACAGGCCACATACTATTTCTCTGATCACTGTGTTGAGCCCAGGACAGAGACCCCCGCATGTCACAATACAAGCGTGAACATCATCTGGCTCGAAGTACACCTGGAAAACAGATAACAGCATGCGTAAATGGTAAGCATTTGATTTTCCATTTATTTGATCCATTCATAAAGCACATCAAAACAAACCTTTTGACGGGGTCCAGCACGTCGAAAATGTGTGCCTCTTGGACTATCTTTGTGAACTACAATCTACAAAAGCAAATGAGAGAAGCAAAAATTGCATGAAGATTAAAATGTAGACTTTTTATAGttcattaaaaagaatgttgtaATTGAAGATGCATCCTACAACAATTGCCTTCCCATGCATTTGTATCAGAGGGAATCCACACCTGGTCTTGGAGATGCATGCATCTACTTAATGAGAATATGTCCATCCAGGCATGTCCTATTCAGctcatttttattcttaacTCAGACACTATGAAGTTAAGACATAATAAATCGAATTATGCCTCCTCCTTGTTAATCAGAAGCTTATACAAGTGACGTTTATTTTTCTCGGAAATATGGCGTAAGTTTGCATAGAACACTAACCTTCTGAGCAACAGAGTCATCGGCATTGACAAAATACTGCCTGaaaatttcaaagaaaagtCTTAATGAATCACTAATTCCAACCAATATTACAAAAGGCCGAATTTCATTGATAAAgaatcaaaaatcaaataagCGCATACTCACTTCACGACTGAGTACGAAGGATTGTCTTGCAACGGATTTTGACAGGTctgccatgaaaaaaaaaaaaaaacataaataatttattttggaaaGTAAGCTTAACGCTATAATGGGAACATTTGATATTACCAATAGagcccaaaaacaaaaaaaacaaaacacttcGAAACAGAACAGTTTATAGAAGCAAATTCAAGATAAAACGCTTGTCGGATTCAAAACTAACAGAGGCGTCAGCCTTGTGTACAAGAAAGTTGGAAAAGTTTGACTTTtccaataatttaataaaagcaTTAATGAACGTCGTCAGAAACGAAAACTTGATATTAATAAGCAGTTGTAAATTAAACGATTCTGGCATGTTTGTGGTAATACAGAAACAGGTAATTGTACAACATGGCTTATCTAGTGCTAGACTCTTGGAACTCCAAAGCTACTTGTTTACTTTCTTTTCCGCTTTCTCAGTAGCCAAACGGAGACTCAAATGATAATATAAGATATTAATAAATCAACTGAGTGAATGTGATAAATTAAACTCagccaaaaatagaaaaagagacaGAGATGGGGGGAAAGACAACGTACAGGAAGATCACGAATATAATCAGTCAAATGGGGCACGTCCTCGAGGACATAACCAGCCGCTCCGGTCACGCTATTGGGCTCATAACTGTCGGAGGTTCCCATCAGGGCCCACGAAAAACGATTTCTCGAAGCTGGACTGGAACGGAGACTCACGCAGCGACAACCAGAACTTGacgtggaagaagaagaagaagaagaaggagtcGAGGAAGAAGAATAACGAGGTGGAAGGCTTAGGGGAGAAGGAATTGAAGAAGCTCGGACAAAGTCGATACAATCGCAACGGTTTCAATTTCTGAGCGATCAACGAAGAAGAGATGACCAATATATAAGTAAGGAAACACACCCGAGTTGACCAAACGGTGACATTCCAAAAATTCGTAGACGTCAAAGGTAGAAACCACAAACAACTGCCGAATGTACGTTCTGGTTTTCAGAGGTTGTTTTTAGAAGTAGAAGGTAGGAGGGGGTGGCTGTACTTTTCTTCTGtcactttttgttaaaaagccAATAAATACcaatcagataaaaaaaaatccgaaaaaataataaaagttgaaGCTCACAGGCTTTCCATTACTGGGGACTTGGAGAAGAAAGTAGACTTTTTGGGAACAGCGTGGGTGACAAGATCacaatttttgttgaaaataatatgaaaactgCGGAGGCGGTTGTTTCTTGACATCCAGtcttctattatttttagttttgtgtcagatatttatttgggttgtaatatctttacctttttttttttaatttttttattattcaataatttttccctttttattctttgaatttaaattaaaaatcttataatataatctctttacACAGTCtaaaagagaataaatttaattaattaacataatcatataatttaattaaaaataaatttaactttataaaacttgaccttcttttactttttgaatttcaaaaatactgtcataaagaaaaatacctctttttttataacacttaagtgtgatatatatatatatatatatatattgtaaattaCATGATACATcagttaattaaatttattttcttttaaattattataaaaaagttatgttctgaaaattttaatccaaattcaaaaaacaaaaagaaaaaaaaatagatagtaaaataataattaaaaaaatgtaaagataTCATTACCTATTCTATTTACGAACGGATTTGAAGAACACGTTATTCAAACCTCACATGTACATTGCTCAACCGTACTTTGGCTATATTATGCCGAGCTGAATTAGATTTTTTCGGTGTTCTCTTTGAAATGTCTGGAGAAtactttttaagaaaatatacttGCAATCGAAAACATACAACTTTCATacattcctttaaaaaaaaaaaaaaaagataaatataagatcctcataaataattattttggacTTTCCTTTTATTAAAAAGAGTTTACAAAACTTGTATATCCtaaaactatatctagcattattcttatttttagagAGATTGATCCGAAGCTCGAGTAAAATAACATTGTGAGCATAAATtgtaagagaaaatatttgtacaaattttaaataaacaaattttacacaagcctttataaaaaaaaaaaagactttactttggaaaaatgcattaaaaaaaactatttatttttagtgagatctacttttttataaagggcCTACacgaaatttatttatttgaaatttgtatctagcattatcaaattaaagtgcaaatctaaatattaaaattaactaattaataattaatagttatttataaataaaaacgagatcgataaataaaataagttctaCCGTTGATTGCCGGTGATTGAATTGAAATGGAGAAACCTGGAATATTCTTTTATAAGAGTTTTACtatacaaccaaaaaaaaattagagagtcAGAGGGATAACGTGAAGCAtggaaatagaaaagaagaaaatagttgtaaaagacACGAGTTTCGTGGAAGCTAGGAGAACTGGACCATGATGTAGGAGACAAAGTGGACTTTACTGCCGTCTTGATTCtagattacttttttttttttttttttttttttcacagccCATTTTAAGGCTCCgtttaattcttaaatttagCTGAGTTTAGTTTGATTTTAATCTgaatctaatatctaaataactaactctcaaattattaaattcatttcaactcaaaactttcttataGGTGGaacttacaatattttttaatttaaaacatctttatacatagatccacaatctttttcaatttctcataaaaaatattaaattcatcttaatatttaaatacactttaaactcagtttagataggTCTCATATAACTCCCTCTACTACTCAActcaatactatttataaagaactcaacttagCTCAATTCAGTTAAGCtcacatccaaatgcagcccttcgatttagag harbors:
- the LOC121251035 gene encoding ATP-dependent 6-phosphofructokinase 3-like isoform X1 codes for the protein MGTSDSYEPNSVTGAAGYVLEDVPHLTDYIRDLPTCQNPLQDNPSYSVVKQYFVNADDSVAQKIVVHKDSPRGTHFRRAGPRQKVYFEPDDVHACIVTCGGLCPGLNTVIREIVCGLYHMYGVKKVLGIDGGYRGFYARNTITLTPKVVNDIHKRGGTTLGTSRGGHDTNKIVDSIQDRGINQVYIIGGDGTQRGASVIFEEIRRRGLKVAVAGIPKTIDNDIPVIDRSFGFDTAVEEAQRAIHAAHVEAESVENGIGVVKLMGRYSGFIAMYATLASRDVDCCLIPESPFYLEGPGGLFEYIEKRLRENGHMVLVIAEGAGQDLLSESIQSMGKQDASGNKLLQDVGLWISQKIKDHFSNQTKMVMNLKYIDPTYMIRAVPSNASDNVYCTLLAHSAVHGAMAGYTGFTVGPVNGRHAYIPFYRIIERQNNVVITDRMWARLLSSTNQPSFLSAKDVIEDKREDELPTQMLDDEQYSDDNNMVNKDFSHAL